A region from the Pseudomonas cucumis genome encodes:
- the yfcF gene encoding glutathione transferase has product MNDSRLRLYVDAQFTSPYAMSAFVVLREKGIEFELSPLDLDAFENQSEDYASLSLTQRVPTLVHGDFALSESSAITEYLEDVLPQTPVYPQELTQRAKARQVQAWLRSDLLPIRQERSTLVVFYGLKSAPLSPAAESAARKLIGAAQALLADGREYLFGQWSIADVDLALMLNRLILNGDAVPSALVEYAQRQWQRPTVQEWVKLQRPAL; this is encoded by the coding sequence GTGAATGATTCCCGCCTGCGCCTGTATGTTGATGCTCAATTCACCAGCCCTTATGCCATGTCGGCTTTCGTGGTTCTTCGCGAAAAGGGCATCGAATTCGAACTGAGCCCGCTGGACCTCGACGCCTTCGAAAACCAGTCAGAAGACTATGCCAGCCTCTCGCTGACCCAGCGCGTACCGACGCTGGTGCATGGCGATTTTGCCTTGTCTGAATCGTCGGCGATCACTGAATACCTGGAAGACGTTCTCCCTCAGACGCCGGTTTACCCGCAAGAGCTGACGCAGCGCGCGAAGGCAAGACAAGTCCAGGCGTGGTTGCGCAGTGATTTACTGCCCATTCGGCAGGAGCGATCCACACTGGTGGTGTTTTATGGCCTCAAATCAGCGCCCTTGTCGCCCGCTGCCGAGTCGGCCGCGCGCAAGCTGATCGGTGCCGCACAAGCGCTGCTGGCTGACGGCCGCGAGTACCTGTTCGGGCAATGGTCGATCGCCGATGTGGACCTGGCCTTGATGCTCAACCGGTTGATACTCAACGGTGACGCCGTGCCATCCGCGCTGGTGGAATACGCGCAGCGTCAATGGCAGCGGCCGACGGTGCAGGAGTGGGTCAAACTGCAGCGTCCTGCGCTTTAG
- a CDS encoding phage infection protein: MKRQILLSIAFSVFAVNAFAASSAHPVVAEGGSDRLIESRLAEGGSDRLIENRVAEGGSDRLIENRVAEGGSDRLIENRVAEGGSDRLIENRVAEGGSDRLIENRVAEGGSDRLIENRVAEGGSDRLIENRVAEGGSDRLIENRVAEGGSDRLIQNRAA, encoded by the coding sequence ATGAAACGCCAAATCCTCCTCAGCATCGCTTTTTCGGTTTTTGCAGTTAACGCTTTCGCCGCTTCCTCTGCTCACCCGGTCGTCGCCGAAGGCGGCTCGGATCGTTTGATTGAAAGCCGTTTGGCTGAAGGTGGTTCGGATCGTCTGATCGAGAACCGCGTCGCCGAAGGTGGTTCGGATCGTCTGATCGAAAACCGCGTCGCTGAAGGTGGTTCGGATCGTCTGATCGAAAACCGCGTCGCTGAAGGTGGTTCGGATCGTCTGATCGAAAACCGCGTCGCTGAAGGTGGTTCGGATCGTTTGATCGAGAACCGCGTCGCCGAAGGTGGTTCGGATCGTCTGATCGAGAACCGCGTCGCCGAAGGTGGTTCGGATCGTTTGATCGAGAACCGCGTCGCTGAAGGTGGTTCGGATCGTTTGATCGAGAACCGCGTTGCTGAAGGTGGTTCGGATCGTCTGATTCAGAATCGTGCGGCATGA
- a CDS encoding acyl-CoA thioesterase: MNLWFRLFLMLFRRPWRKPVDGLATTVIRMRVWPLDLDLNRHVTNGRYFTMADIGRMDFVLRSGAYRVALRHRAVPIVGDTWGKFRRELKLFELFEIHTRILGWDDKWSFMEHRFVSKGRVIGVVIMRGLFRAAKGTVPPAEFVRELGLAERSPEMSPWLTTWSQSCDDMSRQLREEEGMAIQPRPVSEPEQAVK; this comes from the coding sequence ATGAACCTCTGGTTTCGACTGTTCCTCATGCTGTTTCGTCGCCCATGGCGCAAGCCGGTTGATGGACTGGCCACTACCGTCATCCGCATGCGCGTCTGGCCGCTCGATCTTGACCTCAACCGGCACGTCACCAATGGCCGCTATTTCACTATGGCCGACATAGGCCGCATGGACTTCGTCCTGCGCAGCGGCGCCTATCGAGTTGCCCTGCGCCATAGAGCGGTGCCGATCGTTGGGGATACCTGGGGCAAGTTTCGTCGAGAGCTGAAGCTGTTCGAATTGTTTGAGATTCATACCCGAATACTCGGCTGGGACGATAAGTGGAGCTTTATGGAACACCGCTTCGTGAGCAAAGGACGGGTGATTGGCGTCGTTATCATGCGAGGGCTGTTCCGCGCGGCCAAAGGCACGGTCCCACCTGCCGAGTTTGTCCGGGAGCTGGGATTGGCTGAACGGTCACCCGAGATGTCGCCGTGGCTGACAACCTGGTCGCAAAGCTGCGACGATATGAGCCGCCAGCTCCGAGAGGAAGAAGGTATGGCGATTCAACCCCGTCCTGTCTCTGAACCCGAACAGGCGGTCAAATAG
- a CDS encoding ArsR/SmtB family transcription factor, which produces MTNRTSIRSRAIDAAIDSLDGAFFKALCEPSRVAVLKRVMQLGRADIAEIAEGLPQERSVVSRHLQVLSEAGIVRAAKVSRQMFYEVDGAAVVTRLEDILQHMKSLAPFCCPGAPE; this is translated from the coding sequence ATGACGAACCGAACCTCTATACGTTCCAGGGCAATTGATGCCGCAATCGACTCTCTCGATGGAGCCTTCTTCAAAGCGCTTTGCGAGCCGTCGCGGGTCGCTGTGCTCAAGCGAGTCATGCAACTGGGGCGTGCGGATATCGCCGAAATTGCCGAAGGGTTGCCCCAAGAGCGTTCTGTGGTATCTCGCCATCTGCAAGTGCTGTCAGAGGCGGGCATCGTCCGTGCTGCCAAGGTCAGCCGGCAGATGTTCTACGAGGTGGATGGGGCGGCGGTGGTGACACGGCTTGAAGACATTCTCCAGCACATGAAGAGTCTGGCCCCGTTTTGCTGCCCAGGTGCGCCAGAGTAG
- a CDS encoding flavin-containing monooxygenase translates to MNVKNEPMDAIVIGAGQAGLACGWHLRQQNLRFLILDAESLPGGNWRNYYDSLRLFSPAAYSSLPGMPFPAEAKHYPLRDEVVDYLEQYANTFQLPIRQNIRVQKVRKENGLFLLQASDGQCFCSKALIVCTGGFNQPFIPDIQGLESFSGQRLHSADYRNVDGFSDQRVVVIGAANSAVQIAHELAQVSSVVLATRDSIRFFPQKILGVDFHAWLKWTGMERTRWLNDQSTPVLDDGTYRRAMKQGLFERKPMFTQVTSTGVLWADGQHTEVDSLVFATGFRPNLGFLAGLHRGGNGNLDQRNGQAEHVPGLYFVGLPKQRNFASATLRGVGPDASHIIPSLMRFIHDTSLSSDRRRLLSVRSPW, encoded by the coding sequence ATGAATGTAAAAAATGAGCCCATGGACGCCATCGTTATTGGTGCGGGCCAAGCTGGGCTCGCGTGTGGCTGGCACCTGCGGCAGCAGAACCTCAGGTTTCTCATCCTCGATGCCGAGAGCCTGCCAGGTGGAAACTGGCGCAATTACTATGACAGCCTGAGACTTTTTTCCCCGGCTGCTTATTCATCGTTACCTGGGATGCCCTTTCCAGCTGAAGCCAAACATTATCCGCTACGCGATGAAGTCGTAGATTATTTGGAGCAGTACGCGAACACTTTCCAGCTACCCATACGGCAGAACATACGTGTCCAGAAAGTGCGTAAAGAGAATGGACTGTTTTTGCTTCAGGCATCGGATGGTCAGTGTTTCTGCTCCAAAGCACTGATCGTTTGCACCGGCGGATTCAATCAGCCGTTCATCCCCGACATTCAGGGGCTGGAGAGTTTTAGCGGGCAACGTTTACACAGCGCTGATTACCGAAATGTCGATGGCTTCAGTGATCAACGCGTAGTGGTCATAGGTGCCGCCAACTCAGCGGTACAAATTGCCCATGAGTTGGCTCAAGTCAGCAGCGTCGTATTGGCGACAAGGGACTCGATTCGATTTTTTCCGCAAAAAATCCTCGGTGTGGATTTTCATGCTTGGCTCAAGTGGACAGGGATGGAGAGGACTCGTTGGCTGAATGATCAAAGCACTCCCGTACTGGATGATGGCACCTATCGTCGAGCCATGAAGCAGGGGCTTTTTGAGCGCAAGCCAATGTTCACGCAGGTAACGTCAACGGGCGTGCTCTGGGCCGATGGTCAGCACACCGAAGTGGACAGTTTGGTTTTCGCGACCGGATTTCGTCCCAACCTCGGTTTTTTGGCAGGTCTACACAGGGGGGGCAATGGGAACCTGGATCAGCGCAATGGGCAGGCGGAGCACGTACCGGGTTTGTATTTTGTGGGATTACCGAAACAGCGCAACTTTGCTTCGGCCACCCTCAGAGGCGTTGGGCCAGATGCTTCTCACATCATCCCCAGCTTGATGCGTTTCATTCACGATACATCGTTGAGTAGCGACAGAAGGCGTCTATTGTCTGTCCGGAGTCCGTGGTGA
- a CDS encoding DUF2986 domain-containing protein, whose protein sequence is MNRRKKIKQLLKAHAKKASAKLAPPSKSKYVSKADRLKLAAEPSLDSIISPEC, encoded by the coding sequence ATGAATCGTCGTAAAAAAATAAAGCAGTTATTAAAGGCTCACGCAAAAAAGGCCAGTGCCAAATTGGCACCGCCCAGTAAGTCTAAATACGTTAGTAAAGCTGACCGATTGAAACTGGCTGCTGAACCCAGTCTGGACTCAATCATTTCTCCTGAGTGCTGA
- a CDS encoding eCIS core domain-containing protein, whose product MLPITTRLVALLVLCLTLEIRAQTNACPVGETQVCMNGCICLPDVGPLLGPDGIYQIAAPALALWLTQARSDAANAGIQPIPPHIREQLLRWYDPSVLDAARYKVSDDGQFNAATAMLQNPDVGAVTLIDIILFRDAQTAEQNIALWAHELKHVQQYQEWGVEGFAQRYTQDFNAVEAPAYAIQAEVRRWVREGAN is encoded by the coding sequence ATGCTGCCCATCACCACGCGCCTGGTGGCGCTGTTGGTTCTTTGCCTGACGCTTGAAATACGAGCCCAGACCAACGCCTGCCCAGTTGGCGAGACACAGGTGTGCATGAACGGCTGCATCTGCCTGCCAGACGTGGGACCGCTGCTTGGTCCGGATGGTATCTACCAGATCGCGGCACCAGCCCTGGCGCTGTGGCTGACCCAAGCCCGCTCTGACGCAGCCAACGCCGGCATCCAACCCATTCCACCGCACATCCGCGAGCAACTGTTGCGCTGGTACGACCCCAGCGTCCTCGATGCCGCGCGCTACAAAGTTAGCGACGACGGCCAATTCAACGCTGCCACTGCCATGCTGCAAAACCCCGATGTCGGTGCCGTGACGCTGATCGACATCATCCTCTTCCGGGACGCTCAAACCGCCGAACAGAACATCGCGCTCTGGGCTCACGAGTTAAAGCATGTTCAGCAGTATCAGGAATGGGGGGTAGAAGGATTTGCCCAGCGGTATACCCAAGACTTCAATGCGGTGGAGGCGCCGGCTTATGCCATACAGGCTGAGGTCAGACGATGGGTGCGAGAGGGGGCGAATTGA
- a CDS encoding LysR family transcriptional regulator, producing the protein MALDMLGELEAFATVARKRSFVAAARTLGRSPSALTRAVQALEESVGVMLFNRSSNAVSLTEAGERLLPHAYKMLDLQREADEDLAGISGQAYGWVRFSAPEFLGHGVLPRLIAQYAERYPDVSVDVIFTDEIIDPAKSKLDFSIRGAFAQSSELIGFPLWNYSRYLYASPGYLERRGMPDSIEALEAHSLILHTAPRILKEWNFRSEEQAISFRVHPKFRFSSGLAVFQAALAGVGIARLADWMAEPEVEAGRLLRVCPEYKLTSSGGESPQMHAVYPAGNLPLRVKSLLAVIRGFGDSLGEKHAVML; encoded by the coding sequence ATGGCATTGGATATGTTGGGGGAGCTCGAAGCCTTCGCAACGGTGGCTCGCAAGCGTAGCTTCGTCGCGGCGGCACGGACCCTGGGGCGCTCTCCCAGTGCTCTGACCCGCGCCGTTCAGGCCCTGGAGGAAAGTGTCGGGGTCATGTTGTTCAATCGCTCCTCCAATGCCGTGAGCTTGACCGAGGCGGGTGAGCGCTTGTTGCCCCATGCCTACAAAATGCTGGATCTGCAACGTGAGGCGGATGAAGACCTGGCCGGCATCAGCGGCCAGGCCTACGGCTGGGTCCGCTTTTCCGCCCCCGAGTTCCTTGGCCACGGGGTATTGCCCCGGCTGATCGCGCAGTACGCCGAGCGTTATCCAGACGTGAGCGTCGATGTGATTTTCACCGATGAGATCATCGACCCGGCCAAGAGCAAGCTGGACTTCTCGATTCGCGGCGCGTTTGCGCAATCCAGTGAGCTGATCGGCTTTCCGCTCTGGAACTACTCACGTTATTTGTATGCCAGCCCCGGGTATCTGGAGCGGCGCGGGATGCCCGACTCCATCGAGGCGCTGGAGGCGCACTCGCTGATCCTGCATACGGCGCCGCGGATTCTCAAGGAGTGGAATTTTCGCAGCGAGGAACAGGCCATCAGCTTTCGGGTTCATCCAAAATTTCGTTTCAGCTCCGGTTTGGCGGTATTCCAGGCGGCCCTGGCGGGCGTCGGGATCGCCCGTCTGGCAGACTGGATGGCGGAGCCTGAAGTGGAAGCGGGGCGGTTGCTGCGAGTCTGTCCCGAGTACAAACTCACCTCCAGCGGCGGTGAGAGCCCGCAGATGCACGCGGTGTACCCGGCCGGGAATCTGCCGCTGCGGGTGAAGTCATTGCTGGCGGTGATCCGTGGCTTTGGTGACAGCCTTGGTGAAAAGCATGCGGTGATGCTTTAG
- a CDS encoding SLATT domain-containing protein, whose amino-acid sequence MSRLELLTKWNRMIVRLQIEHEISARDFEKFSWKLGIPCVVLSAIVSASVFGSISDSSPVWLQYLAGVLSLLTLVLSSVQTFLNFDTRAAGHKDTAEKLGAISREIQDEIASGKDEAILGPIVFDIRKRIDSILLDAPTLPKSTIRRLGDVRVYTEPPPAGQDTVPA is encoded by the coding sequence ATGAGCCGGCTCGAGCTATTGACCAAATGGAATCGCATGATTGTTCGGTTGCAGATTGAACACGAAATCAGTGCCCGGGATTTCGAGAAATTCAGCTGGAAACTGGGTATCCCCTGCGTGGTGCTGTCGGCGATCGTCAGCGCCAGCGTCTTTGGCTCGATCAGTGACTCATCGCCCGTTTGGCTCCAATACCTGGCCGGTGTCCTGTCACTCCTGACCTTGGTGTTGAGTTCGGTTCAGACCTTCCTGAACTTTGACACCCGGGCTGCCGGGCACAAGGACACCGCCGAGAAACTCGGGGCGATCTCGCGTGAGATTCAGGACGAAATCGCCAGCGGCAAGGACGAAGCGATCCTGGGCCCGATCGTTTTTGACATCCGCAAGCGCATTGATTCGATTCTTCTTGATGCGCCGACCTTGCCCAAGTCGACGATAAGGAGACTGGGGGACGTTCGCGTCTACACAGAGCCACCGCCAGCAGGGCAAGACACCGTCCCGGCTTGA
- a CDS encoding AraC family transcriptional regulator produces MSDMPTNFAYTKRFNTVLAYIDANLEGDLSVKTLSHVANFSVFHFHRQFSAFAGVPVSRYVQLMRLRRAAHRLAALADHSVLDAALGAGFESPEAFCRAFRRAFGMTPSAFRKEPNWQVWNAVFAIPHFSRTIIMQVQIVEFPEIRVAALEHCGPAGLVNESVRKFIEWRMQSGQSPVASSRTFGIPYGNPDTTPPQAFRFAICGEIHEAVASNEFGVHEIVIPGGRCVVARHVGSPDHIGETIYPIYRDWLPASGEELRDHPLFFNYLSAYPETPQDQWQTDVYVPLQ; encoded by the coding sequence GTGTCTGACATGCCGACCAACTTCGCTTACACAAAACGCTTCAACACCGTACTCGCCTACATTGATGCCAATCTCGAAGGTGACCTGTCGGTGAAGACGTTGAGCCATGTGGCGAACTTTTCGGTGTTTCACTTCCATCGACAATTCAGCGCGTTCGCAGGAGTGCCTGTCTCACGTTATGTGCAACTGATGCGGCTACGACGCGCGGCACATCGCCTGGCCGCCCTCGCGGATCACTCGGTACTGGACGCCGCACTCGGTGCCGGCTTTGAAAGCCCCGAGGCATTTTGCAGGGCGTTCAGGAGAGCGTTCGGTATGACGCCGAGTGCGTTCAGGAAGGAACCGAACTGGCAGGTCTGGAATGCGGTATTCGCAATCCCTCACTTTTCCAGGACTATCATCATGCAAGTACAAATCGTGGAATTCCCTGAAATCAGGGTGGCAGCGCTTGAGCACTGCGGACCAGCCGGGCTCGTCAATGAGAGCGTGCGCAAGTTCATTGAGTGGCGCATGCAAAGCGGACAGTCGCCGGTGGCATCGAGTCGCACCTTTGGCATTCCCTATGGCAACCCCGATACGACACCTCCACAAGCATTCCGATTCGCAATCTGCGGCGAGATTCACGAGGCCGTGGCGTCGAATGAGTTCGGTGTGCACGAGATCGTCATTCCTGGCGGTCGCTGCGTCGTGGCGCGACACGTGGGGTCACCGGATCACATCGGCGAAACGATCTATCCGATTTACCGCGATTGGCTTCCTGCCAGTGGAGAGGAACTTCGTGACCACCCGCTGTTCTTCAATTACCTGAGCGCTTATCCCGAGACGCCGCAGGATCAATGGCAAACTGATGTGTATGTTCCACTGCAATAG
- a CDS encoding adenosine-specific kinase: MQLITLKIDKPETTNFILGQTHFIKSVEDIHEALVNAVPGIQFGVAFCEASGKCLVRWSGTDTAMIELAQKNAQAIAAGHSFIIFLGDGFYPLNVLNAVKMVPEVCRIFCATANPTEVIVAETEQGRGILGVVDGFCAKDIEGDEDILWRKNLLRQIGYKL, encoded by the coding sequence ATGCAACTCATCACGTTGAAAATCGATAAGCCGGAAACGACGAACTTCATTTTGGGTCAGACGCACTTCATCAAGTCTGTCGAGGACATTCACGAAGCGTTGGTCAACGCCGTGCCAGGTATTCAGTTTGGCGTGGCCTTTTGTGAAGCCTCCGGCAAATGCCTGGTGCGATGGTCCGGCACCGATACCGCCATGATCGAACTTGCGCAGAAAAATGCGCAAGCCATTGCCGCGGGCCATAGCTTCATCATTTTCCTGGGCGACGGTTTCTACCCGCTGAACGTGTTGAACGCCGTCAAAATGGTTCCAGAGGTGTGCCGTATTTTTTGTGCAACGGCCAATCCCACCGAAGTGATTGTTGCCGAGACGGAACAGGGGCGAGGAATTCTGGGCGTGGTGGATGGCTTCTGTGCCAAAGACATTGAAGGTGATGAAGATATTCTGTGGCGCAAGAACTTGTTGCGGCAGATCGGCTACAAGTTGTGA
- a CDS encoding tRNA (adenine(22)-N(1))-methyltransferase, with product MNEHTLSMRLERVAAHIPADARLADIGSDHGYLPVALVRRGAIAAAVAGEVALTPFRSAERTVRENGMDQRITVRLADGLAAIEPADGITAISICGMGGETIRDILDSDKARLSGQERLILQPNGGEQPLRQWLMENGYRILCEEVLRENRFYYEIIVAERVGPVLYTAEELYFGPLQMQARSPAFLVKWQRILRHKQQTLTSFARARQAVPEEKVQDTARQARWITELLAFEPSRTVQSRAAKLNAG from the coding sequence TTGAACGAACACACATTGTCCATGCGCCTGGAGCGCGTCGCGGCGCATATACCAGCAGATGCGCGCCTGGCCGATATCGGCTCGGATCACGGCTACCTGCCGGTAGCGTTGGTGCGTCGTGGCGCCATCGCAGCGGCGGTGGCGGGCGAGGTGGCATTGACGCCATTCCGTTCGGCCGAACGCACGGTGCGCGAGAACGGAATGGATCAGCGGATCACCGTGCGCCTGGCCGATGGCCTGGCGGCGATCGAGCCGGCAGACGGGATCACGGCGATCAGCATCTGTGGCATGGGCGGTGAGACGATCCGCGATATCCTCGACAGCGACAAGGCGCGCCTGAGCGGTCAGGAGCGCCTGATCCTGCAGCCCAACGGCGGCGAGCAGCCATTGCGCCAATGGCTGATGGAGAATGGCTACCGTATCCTCTGCGAGGAAGTGCTCCGGGAAAACCGCTTCTACTACGAGATCATTGTCGCCGAGCGCGTCGGGCCGGTGCTATACACCGCCGAGGAGCTGTACTTCGGCCCGCTGCAGATGCAGGCACGCAGCCCGGCGTTCCTGGTTAAGTGGCAGCGCATTCTGCGCCACAAGCAACAGACCCTGACCAGCTTCGCCCGGGCGCGGCAGGCCGTGCCCGAGGAGAAGGTGCAAGATACCGCTCGGCAGGCTCGGTGGATTACCGAGCTGCTGGCTTTTGAACCAAGCAGAACAGTGCAAAGCCGAGCAGCTAAGCTAAACGCTGGCTGA
- a CDS encoding c-type cytochrome, whose translation MKNAAVLTFALMLNTGLFSMQAEATGDAEAGQKLFTRICGGCHQVGTSARGSFGPQLNAIFGRPAGSTTDYQYSSAMKSSGVIWTRETLTAYIEAPKEVVPGTRMIFWGLSDPQKIENLLAYLQTFQPQ comes from the coding sequence ATGAAAAACGCCGCCGTACTGACCTTCGCCTTGATGCTCAATACCGGGTTATTCAGCATGCAAGCAGAAGCGACGGGGGATGCCGAAGCCGGTCAGAAACTATTTACCCGTATCTGCGGCGGCTGTCATCAAGTCGGGACTTCGGCACGGGGCTCTTTTGGTCCGCAGCTCAATGCCATCTTCGGGCGTCCTGCGGGAAGCACGACGGACTACCAGTACTCATCTGCGATGAAATCATCAGGCGTCATCTGGACTCGTGAAACACTCACCGCCTATATCGAAGCGCCAAAAGAAGTAGTCCCCGGAACCCGCATGATTTTCTGGGGCCTGAGCGATCCGCAGAAGATCGAAAATCTGTTGGCCTACCTTCAAACCTTTCAGCCGCAATAA
- a CDS encoding panthothenate synthetase, with translation MKMLLMVEFPHEPFNALVRSGKIGEIMNRILETIKPEATYFTEQDGMRSGIFLIDIEDPSEIPGYAEPFFLNFQASCKFRVVMSAQNLQDSGLEELGKAWG, from the coding sequence ATGAAAATGCTACTGATGGTCGAGTTTCCCCATGAGCCTTTCAACGCGCTTGTCAGGTCCGGGAAAATCGGCGAAATCATGAACCGCATTCTGGAAACCATTAAGCCAGAGGCGACTTATTTCACTGAGCAGGATGGAATGCGAAGTGGGATTTTTCTGATCGATATAGAGGACCCTTCCGAAATTCCCGGATATGCGGAACCCTTCTTTCTCAACTTCCAGGCCAGCTGCAAATTCCGAGTGGTCATGAGTGCGCAGAACCTGCAAGACTCGGGTCTGGAGGAGCTCGGTAAAGCATGGGGGTAG
- a CDS encoding sulfite exporter TauE/SafE family protein: MVDIVILCVFAFAAGLIDAAVGGGGLIQIPALFNVLPTAQPAALLGTNKVAAACGTAFAARSFVRKVVINWGLVIPAACSAFVMAFCGAATVSFVPQSMIRPAVLVLIVLMAIYTFWKKDFGALHKPMHIGTKEKLLAIVIGGAIGFYDGLFGPGTGSFLIFLFIRCFAFDFLHASASAKLVNIATNIAALMFFIPTGNVLYLIAIPMAAFNILGALTGTWLAVHKGVPFVRTLFLVLLVILIGKLSYDLFV, from the coding sequence ATGGTCGATATTGTTATCCTTTGCGTGTTCGCCTTCGCCGCCGGCCTGATCGATGCGGCAGTGGGCGGCGGTGGACTGATCCAGATACCCGCGCTATTCAACGTGCTGCCCACGGCACAACCGGCGGCGCTACTGGGTACCAATAAGGTCGCGGCAGCCTGCGGCACCGCATTCGCGGCCCGGTCCTTCGTGCGCAAGGTGGTGATCAACTGGGGTCTGGTGATCCCCGCCGCCTGTTCGGCCTTTGTCATGGCCTTCTGCGGAGCGGCCACGGTGTCATTCGTACCCCAGTCGATGATCCGGCCAGCGGTGCTGGTGTTGATCGTGCTGATGGCGATCTACACCTTCTGGAAAAAGGACTTCGGCGCCCTGCACAAACCCATGCACATCGGCACCAAGGAAAAACTGCTGGCGATCGTCATCGGCGGTGCCATCGGCTTCTACGACGGACTGTTCGGTCCCGGCACTGGCAGCTTCCTGATCTTCCTGTTTATCCGTTGCTTCGCCTTCGATTTTCTTCATGCCTCGGCGTCGGCCAAGCTGGTGAACATCGCCACCAACATAGCGGCGCTGATGTTCTTCATTCCGACGGGTAACGTGCTCTACCTGATCGCAATCCCCATGGCGGCATTCAACATCCTGGGTGCGCTGACCGGCACCTGGCTGGCGGTTCATAAAGGCGTGCCCTTTGTCCGAACTCTGTTTCTGGTGTTGCTGGTGATCCTGATCGGCAAACTGTCCTACGACCTGTTCGTGTAA
- a CDS encoding alpha/beta fold hydrolase — protein sequence MKPVEPFFRDSGVGPGVVCFHANASHSVQWRGLQDHLAAKFRVLALDSFGAGKSPAWPTDRIVTLSEEARFAEPVLARAGEPLILVGHSYGGAVALIAALQNPGRVRAMVLYEPTLFALLDAESPPPNEADAIREVVAHAGLALEAGNLDAAAQHFIDYWMGAGAWEQTPEQRKPSIAAAVANVQGWAHALLNEPTPLQAFRSLNLPVLFMVGKDSPASSRAVARLLTATLPNVEVVELEGLGHMGPITHPEIVNQVIKQFIERS from the coding sequence ATGAAACCCGTGGAACCCTTTTTCCGGGACTCAGGCGTAGGCCCGGGCGTTGTCTGCTTTCATGCCAATGCGAGTCACTCGGTGCAGTGGCGTGGACTGCAAGATCATCTGGCCGCAAAGTTTCGGGTTCTGGCGCTCGATTCGTTTGGCGCCGGCAAGAGCCCGGCATGGCCCACCGATCGAATCGTCACCCTCAGTGAAGAAGCGCGCTTCGCCGAGCCGGTGCTCGCCCGCGCCGGCGAACCGCTCATTCTGGTCGGTCACTCTTACGGTGGGGCGGTGGCGTTGATCGCAGCGTTGCAGAACCCCGGCCGGGTGCGCGCCATGGTTTTGTATGAGCCAACCTTGTTTGCCCTGCTCGACGCCGAATCACCTCCACCCAATGAAGCGGATGCCATCCGTGAAGTCGTCGCACATGCCGGGCTGGCACTTGAGGCGGGTAACCTCGACGCCGCAGCCCAGCACTTCATTGACTACTGGATGGGTGCCGGGGCCTGGGAGCAAACCCCGGAACAACGCAAGCCCTCCATCGCCGCCGCGGTGGCCAATGTGCAGGGCTGGGCTCACGCGCTGTTGAACGAACCGACGCCATTGCAGGCGTTCCGTTCGCTCAACCTGCCAGTGCTTTTCATGGTGGGCAAGGACTCGCCGGCATCGTCACGGGCAGTGGCGCGGCTGCTGACCGCCACACTGCCGAACGTTGAAGTGGTAGAACTCGAGGGGCTCGGTCATATGGGGCCGATTACGCATCCCGAGATCGTCAATCAGGTCATCAAGCAATTTATTGAGCGCAGTTGA